Part of the Acidobacteriota bacterium genome, CGAGGGGCAGTACCTGCCGTTCGATCCACTGCTGGTCGAGGCCGGCGGCACCGTCGGAGGCGCGGTCGCCGCCGGTGCCAACGGTCCCGGCCGACTCCGCTACGGCGGGCTGCGCGACTTCCTGCTGGCGGTGACCTTTGTTGACGGCCGCGGCGAGATCGTCCGCGGCGGCGCCAAGGTCGTGAAGAACGCCGCCGGCTTCGACCTGCCGAAGCTGATGGTCGGCAGCCTGGGACGCCTGGGAGTCCTCACCGAGTGCACGTTCAAGGTGTTCCCGCACCCGGAGAGTTCCGCCACCCTGCGCCTCGCGGGCATGGCTCTCGACGAGGCCATCGAGGCCGCCGGCCGGGTCGGGGCCGGCGCGGTGGAGATCGAGTGCCTCGACCTGGTCCACGGCCTGGCCGGCTGGGACCTGGAGATTCGGATCGGAGGGCGCAGCTTCGCCCTGGACGCCCGTCTGAAGCGCGCCGCCGATCTTCTCGACACGGACGTGACCACTCTCTCGGGCGACGCCGACGCGAGCCTCTGGCACACCCGCCGCGAGTTCGGCTGGGCTTCGCCGGACGCCTCCGTGCTCAAGCTCCCCCTGACTCCGGCCACGGCCGGCGCCCTGGAACAGGTCCTTGCCGACCTCGACGCGTCCAGCGTAGCCAGGGTCTACAGCGCCGGCATCCAGCAGGCTTTCGTCGCCTGGCCCGCCGAACGCGTCGCCGACCTGCCGGCCCTTGACCGCGCCCTCACGCAGTCGAAGCTGACGGCGCTCGCGCTGCGCGCGCCAGCCGACGCCGCAAACGAGCCGATCCTCGGTTACCGCACCGGCGGCGAACTCCTGCGCCGCGTCGAGCAGGCGCTCGACCCGGCCGGCCGCTTCGGCCGGCTGGCCTGATCGGAGGCGCTTCGCGCCGGTTGCCGGCCAGAGGGCCGGCGCACCGACAAGCGGCCTCTAGCTCGCCTTCGGGAGCGCTCCCATCACGGCCTTGACCTCCAGGAACTCCTCGAAGCCGAAGTCGCCCCACTCGCGGCCGTTACCGGACTGCTTGTAGCCGCCGAAGGGGGCTCCGAAGTCGGCGGGGGCGCCGTTGATGTGGACGTTGCCGGCTCGGATGCGGGAGGCCACGTTGCGGGCGTGGTCGAGGTCGCCGGACTGGACGTAGCTCGACAGGCCGTAGACGGTGTCGTTGGCCACCTGGATCGCTTCCTCCTCCGTTTCGTAAGGGAGGATGGAGAGCACGGGGCCGAAGATCTCCTCGCGGGCGATCGTCATGTCGTTGCTGACGCCGCCGAACACGGTGGGGCGGACGTAGTAGCCGCTGTCCAGGCCCTCGGGGCGGTCGGTGCCGCCGGTGACGAGCTCGGCGCCTTCCTCGATGCCCTTGGCGATCAGGCCCTGGATCTTGTCGTACTGGACCTTGCTGACGACCGGACCGATGGCGACGCCTTCCTGGCCCGGAGGGCCGACGGCGGTCGCCTCGGCGGCGGCCTTGGCGACCTCGAGGGCTCGGGCGTGCGATGCGGCCGGCACCAGCATCCGCGTTGGCGCGTTGCATGACTGGCCGCTGTTCAGGAAGCACTGCCGCGTGCCGGCCTTGACTGCCTTGTCGATGTCCGCGTCCTCGAGGACGATGTTCGGTGACTTGCCGCCGAGCTCCTGCGAGACCCGCTTGATCGAGTCGGCGGCGGCCTTGGCGACCGCGCGGCCGGCCCGGGTGGAGCCAGTGAAGGACATCATGTCGATGCCGGGGTGGGCCGACATCGCGGCTCCGACCTCGGGTCCTTCGCCATTGATCAGGTTGAAGACGCCCGGCGGCACGCCTGCGTCGTGGAGGATCTCTGCGAGGAGGATCGCGTTGAGCGGCGCCACCTCGCTCGGCTTCAGGACCATCGTGCAGCCCGCGGCGAGCGCCGGAGCGACCTTGCAGGCGATCTGGTTGATCGGCCAGTTCCAGGGCGTGATCAGGCCGCAGACGCCGACCGGTTCCTTGACGATGTTCGTTGTGCCGCGGGTTTCTGTGAAGTCGTAGCCTTTCAGCACGTTCAGGGCGCCGGCGAAGTGGCCGAGGCCGGACGGAGCCTGCGCGGCCTTGGCGAGCCAGGCCGGGGCGCCCATCTCCATCGAGATCGTCTCCGCCATCTCGCCGATCCGGGCCTGGTAGCCCGCGACGATCCGGCCCAGGAGTTCGACGCGCTCTTCCTGGCTGGTTTGCGAGAAGGACTCGAAGGCGGCCCGCGCCGCGGCTACGGCCTTGTCGACGTCGGCCGCGCTGCCGAGGCTGATCCGGCCGATCGCTTCTTCCGTCGACGGATCGATGACGTCCATCGTCTTCGGGGTCACCGGGTCGACCCATTCACCGTTGATGTAGAACTGCAGCGCTTCCCTCATGGCGACATCTCTCCGCGTGTGTTGTTTGACGGGACCGGTGAGTGTAGCCCGGATGCCTGCCGAAAGGCAGGCTCTCGTGGGAATCGATCTACTGGCTGAGCACGTGGCGTGCCGCACGTTCGCCGCACTTGGCACCGACGGCGATTGCCCGGCTCAGGCCGATGCCGTAGAGCGCGTTGCCGGCGAGGTAAAAGCCCTCGGTCGGCTCCAGGGCGGCCTCGATCCTTGCCACGCGTTGCGGGTGGCCTGGAGCGTACTGGGGGATGGCGTGTGGCCATCGGGCAACGCTCGTGTAGGTCGGTGCGGCGTCGATGCCGACTGTCCGACGTAGCTCGAGGCGGGTCAGGTCGATCAGCGCGTCGTCGTCGAGGTCGGCTGCCTCCGGATCGACGCCGCCGCCGAACATCGAGCGGGTCAGGAACGTGCCATCCGGGCTGCGGCCGCGAAACGTCGCGGTCTCGAACTGGCAGCCAAGCATGCGAATGCCCTCGCCGCGGGCGACGAGGAAGCCGTAGGCCGGCTCCAGATGACCCGCGGCCGCGGCGTCGAAGGCCGTGTGGACGATCGCCATCGGGGGCGACTCGATCCGCCGGAGTTCGTCCGCGGCCGTTGCCGAGACGCCGTCGACCAGATCGGCCGCCGAGGGCAGGTCGGCCGCGACGACGACCGCATCGGCCGTGACTTCGCCGCCGGAGGAAGTGACCGTGAAGCGGTCACCGCGCCGCTTGATCGCGTTCGCGCGCCGGTTGCAGCGTATTTCGATCCCCGGCAGGGCTTCGACGGCGTGCGGCAGCGCCTGGACGCCGCGCCGAAGAGTCCGGTGCCCGGGAGGAGGACCGCCGCGCCGTCGGCCGGCGCGCATCGCCTTGAACAGCGAGCCGTAGGCTTCTTCCATCGCGACGAGGCGCGGGAACGCGGCCGCGGCCGAGAGCTTCCGCGCGTCGCCGGCGAAGATGCCTAGAACGACGGGCGAGATCAGGCGCCGGGCCGCCTGCCGACCCATGCGGCGGGCAGCGAAGTCGAAGAGCGACTCGTCGTCTGTGGCGGCGCCGATGCTCATCGAGCCCGCGCCCTCGGTGCGATCCGCACCGGTACGTCGGGCCGGTACGAGGGGCTCCATCGCCATGCGCGCCAGGCCGGTCGGCCCCAGCAGACCGCTGCGGACGAAGGCGGCCGGACTGCGCGACAGCTCCCGCAACCTGCCGCCCCGATAGATGTAACGGCGATTTGCCGCCGGTTCCGGCGCCAGCACCTCGTTCTTGAGACCGCAGGCCGCGATCATCTCCCGCACGACCGGCTGATCGTCGAGGAAGCCCTGCGGACCGGTCTCGATCAGGAAGTCGCCGGCCTGCTCTGTCCGGGCCTTGCCGCCGACCTGATCCTCCGCCTCGAGTACGACGATCTCCGGGGAAGCTCCCGCGCGATCCACCTCAGCAGACGCCTTCCACGCGGCGGCAAGTCCGGAAGGCCCGCCGCCGACGACAACCAGACGGCCGGCCGCCGGCGGTTCGCTCAAGCGTCCTCCGCCTCGGCGTGGACGGCCTCGACCAGAGTCTGCACCGCTTCCAGCGGGGTCTCCGGCAGCACGCCGTGGCCAAGGTTCGCGATGTGGCCGCGGCGGGGCAGGCTGGCGAGCAGGTGTACGGTCTCGCGCCGGA contains:
- the hemG gene encoding protoporphyrinogen oxidase — translated: MSEPPAAGRLVVVGGGPSGLAAAWKASAEVDRAGASPEIVVLEAEDQVGGKARTEQAGDFLIETGPQGFLDDQPVVREMIAACGLKNEVLAPEPAANRRYIYRGGRLRELSRSPAAFVRSGLLGPTGLARMAMEPLVPARRTGADRTEGAGSMSIGAATDDESLFDFAARRMGRQAARRLISPVVLGIFAGDARKLSAAAAFPRLVAMEEAYGSLFKAMRAGRRRGGPPPGHRTLRRGVQALPHAVEALPGIEIRCNRRANAIKRRGDRFTVTSSGGEVTADAVVVAADLPSAADLVDGVSATAADELRRIESPPMAIVHTAFDAAAAGHLEPAYGFLVARGEGIRMLGCQFETATFRGRSPDGTFLTRSMFGGGVDPEAADLDDDALIDLTRLELRRTVGIDAAPTYTSVARWPHAIPQYAPGHPQRVARIEAALEPTEGFYLAGNALYGIGLSRAIAVGAKCGERAARHVLSQ
- a CDS encoding aldehyde dehydrogenase family protein — protein: MREALQFYINGEWVDPVTPKTMDVIDPSTEEAIGRISLGSAADVDKAVAAARAAFESFSQTSQEERVELLGRIVAGYQARIGEMAETISMEMGAPAWLAKAAQAPSGLGHFAGALNVLKGYDFTETRGTTNIVKEPVGVCGLITPWNWPINQIACKVAPALAAGCTMVLKPSEVAPLNAILLAEILHDAGVPPGVFNLINGEGPEVGAAMSAHPGIDMMSFTGSTRAGRAVAKAAADSIKRVSQELGGKSPNIVLEDADIDKAVKAGTRQCFLNSGQSCNAPTRMLVPAASHARALEVAKAAAEATAVGPPGQEGVAIGPVVSKVQYDKIQGLIAKGIEEGAELVTGGTDRPEGLDSGYYVRPTVFGGVSNDMTIAREEIFGPVLSILPYETEEEAIQVANDTVYGLSSYVQSGDLDHARNVASRIRAGNVHINGAPADFGAPFGGYKQSGNGREWGDFGFEEFLEVKAVMGALPKAS
- a CDS encoding FAD-binding protein; translation: MSGVVHRPASAAEVAEAVRGAQLVVPRGGGTKAVLWSVDGADVLDLSVLDGITEYLPSEYTVTALAGTPLADVEARLAAEGQYLPFDPLLVEAGGTVGGAVAAGANGPGRLRYGGLRDFLLAVTFVDGRGEIVRGGAKVVKNAAGFDLPKLMVGSLGRLGVLTECTFKVFPHPESSATLRLAGMALDEAIEAAGRVGAGAVEIECLDLVHGLAGWDLEIRIGGRSFALDARLKRAADLLDTDVTTLSGDADASLWHTRREFGWASPDASVLKLPLTPATAGALEQVLADLDASSVARVYSAGIQQAFVAWPAERVADLPALDRALTQSKLTALALRAPADAANEPILGYRTGGELLRRVEQALDPAGRFGRLA